Proteins encoded by one window of Carassius auratus strain Wakin chromosome 8, ASM336829v1, whole genome shotgun sequence:
- the znf367 gene encoding zinc finger protein 367, whose amino-acid sequence MADSKHQVIFCNDSPKRVLVSVIKTTPVKPRADSLVPASPGFSDFMVYPWRWGENAHNVTLSPGSGSGAASPTGNSGSPAESDVNSCPEHLQDGIRRGRPRADTVRELINEGENSSSRIRCNICNRVFPREKSLQAHKRTHTGERPYLCDYPDCGKAFVQSGQLKTHQRLHTGEKPFVCSEKGCSSRFTHANRHCPKHPYARLKREEPVGGPGRSQGADNKAVAEWLAKYWQTREQRTPAQTKAKTLSNTAIEDQEQQDPLDFLPSDEGEEEEQDEEKSGGRRLQEQRERLHGALALIELANNLSA is encoded by the exons ATGGCTGACAGCAAGCATCAAGTGATATTCTGTAACGACTCGCCGAAGAGAGTTCTGGTGTCCGTGATCAAGACGACTCCCGTTAAACCGAGAGCGGACTCTCTGGTGCCCGCCAGCCCCGGATTCAGTGACTTCATGGTGTATCCGTGGCGCTGGGGTGAGAACGCGCACAATGTGACTCTGAGCCCCGGGTCTGGCAGCGGAGCCGCCTCACCGACCGGAAACAGCGGCTCTCCCGCCGAATCAGACGTCAATTCGTGCCCTGAACACCTCCAG GATGGTATTCGGCGTGGACGCCCGCGGGCAGACACCGTCCGAGAGCTGATCAACGAGGGCGAGAACTCCAGCAGCCGCATCCGCTGCAACATCTGCAACCGCGTCTTTCCCCGCGAGAAATCTCTACAGGCGCACAAACGCACGCACACAG GTGAAAGACCGTACCTGTGTGATTATCCGGACTGCGGGAAAGCGTTCGTCCAGAGCGGACAGCTGAAGACCCATCAGCGCCTCCACACCGGAGAAAAACCCTTCGTCTGTTCGGAGAAAG gttgCAGCAGTCGATTCACGCACGCTAACCGTCACTGTCCCAAACACCCGTACGCCCGTCTGAAGCGTGAGGAGCCCGTGGGGGGCCCCGGGAGATCACAGGGGGCCGACAACAAGGCTGTGGCTGAATGGCTGGCAAA atACTGGCAGACGAGGGAGCAGCGGACGCCCGCGCAGACTAAAGCTAAGACACTGAGTAACACTGCTATAGAGGACCAGGAGCAGCAGGATCCTCTGGACTTCCTGCCGTCTGACGAAGGTGAAGAAGAGGAGCAGGACGAAGAGAAGAGCGGCGGCAGGCGTCTCCAAGAGCAGCGCGAGCGTCTTCACGGCGCACTAGCGCTCATCGAGCTAGCTAACAATCTCTCCGCATGA